AGGTCGGCGACGTGCCGGCGGAGGTGGTGGAGCTCGCCTACGACCCGCAGACCGCCGGCGGGCTGCTCGTCTCGCTGCCCGCCGACCACGCGCCGGCGCTGCAGGCGGAGTTCGCGCGGGCGGGCCGATTCCTCGCGCGCGTCGGCTCGGTCGAGGCGGGCGCGGGCGTGTCCCTTCGCTGACGGGGCTAGAGTTGAACCGATGAGCGTCGGCGCCCAGCCGCTGCGTCGTGTCCGGACGT
The DNA window shown above is from Acidimicrobiia bacterium and carries:
- a CDS encoding AIR synthase-related protein — its product is FGLAGHSHELAERSGVRVLLDAAGLPALDGALAAARAGVSTAGTRANREFAPLEVGDVPAEVVELAYDPQTAGGLLVSLPADHAPALQAEFARAGRFLARVGSVEAGAGVSLR